In one window of Archangium lipolyticum DNA:
- a CDS encoding hybrid sensor histidine kinase/response regulator has product MRSDPEQASRPIRVLLVEDDEDDYLLTREALRPLGPRRRMVLEWARTCEQALEEMASGRHDVCLLDHRLGALTGLELLEQARRRGWRGPVILLTSLGDDALDHQAMEAGAADFLEKSQLTPTLLDRSIRYALQHARTLEELRRSHESFRELTERLPDGIAVLDETHLLYANLALLSLLGCSSPDEIVGKRVTELEEYFIHPEDQPQLLQGLREATKARRAMPPGEVRLLRKTGGLVSVELAQTPVVFDGRPGLVRIVRDLTERKQMQSRLMFSDRMASLGTLAAGIAHEINNPLAYTIATLGHVETEVLPRSGTQQDELRKLIADAQMGAGRVRDIVRQLKLFSRADEDARPGPVEVRGVLETAIRMASNEIRHRARLVCDFSEGLVVEANESRIGQVFLNLLVNAAQAIPEGQVERNEIRVISRPHAEEVVVEVRDTGSGIPAEHLERLFEPFFTTKPIGVGTGLGLPICHGIVSGFGGRMEVESEVGRGSTFRVILRAATREAPSPAASLQVPGSRTSSEAPAAPRRGRILVVDDEPMLGVSIRRTLQREHDVVTLTSAREACARLLGGERFDVILCDIMMPEMSGMELHQELERRSPELAGRMVFLTGGAFTPNARAFLERVVNHRVEKPFSAQELRELVQSLVARERG; this is encoded by the coding sequence ATGCGGTCTGACCCGGAGCAAGCCTCACGTCCCATCCGCGTCCTGCTCGTCGAGGATGATGAAGATGATTACCTCCTGACGCGTGAAGCGCTGCGGCCCCTGGGCCCGCGCCGGAGGATGGTGCTCGAATGGGCGCGGACCTGCGAGCAGGCGCTCGAGGAGATGGCGTCGGGGCGCCATGACGTGTGCCTGCTCGACCATCGCCTCGGAGCCCTCACCGGGCTCGAGCTGCTCGAGCAGGCGCGGCGCAGGGGGTGGCGTGGCCCGGTCATCCTGCTGACCTCGCTGGGGGATGACGCGCTCGACCATCAGGCGATGGAGGCCGGGGCCGCCGACTTCCTCGAGAAGTCGCAGCTGACGCCGACGCTCCTGGATCGCTCCATCCGCTATGCGCTCCAGCACGCGCGCACGTTGGAGGAGTTGCGCCGCTCTCATGAGAGCTTCCGGGAGCTCACCGAGCGGCTGCCCGATGGAATCGCCGTGCTGGATGAAACGCACCTGCTCTACGCCAACCTGGCGCTCCTCTCGCTGCTCGGGTGCTCGTCACCGGACGAGATCGTGGGGAAACGGGTGACCGAGCTGGAGGAGTATTTCATCCACCCGGAGGATCAGCCGCAGCTCCTCCAGGGTCTCCGCGAGGCGACGAAGGCGAGGCGGGCGATGCCGCCAGGGGAGGTCCGCCTCCTGCGCAAGACGGGGGGCCTCGTCTCCGTGGAGCTCGCCCAGACGCCCGTGGTGTTCGATGGCCGGCCGGGGCTGGTCCGCATCGTGAGGGACCTCACCGAGCGCAAGCAGATGCAGTCCCGGCTGATGTTCTCGGACCGCATGGCCTCGCTCGGGACGCTCGCGGCGGGAATCGCGCACGAGATCAACAACCCGCTCGCCTACACGATCGCCACCCTGGGCCACGTGGAGACAGAGGTCCTCCCCCGGTCGGGAACGCAGCAGGACGAGCTGCGCAAGCTGATCGCCGACGCGCAGATGGGGGCGGGCCGCGTCCGGGACATCGTCCGGCAGCTGAAGCTGTTCTCGCGCGCGGACGAGGACGCGCGGCCGGGACCCGTGGAGGTGCGGGGCGTGTTGGAGACGGCGATCCGCATGGCCTCCAACGAGATCCGGCACCGCGCGCGGCTGGTGTGTGACTTCTCGGAGGGGCTGGTGGTCGAGGCGAACGAGAGCCGGATCGGACAGGTGTTCCTGAACCTGCTCGTCAATGCCGCGCAGGCCATCCCCGAGGGGCAGGTGGAGCGCAATGAAATCCGCGTCATCTCCCGGCCCCATGCCGAGGAGGTGGTGGTCGAAGTGCGCGATACGGGCTCGGGCATCCCGGCGGAGCACCTGGAGCGGCTGTTCGAGCCGTTCTTCACGACCAAGCCCATTGGAGTGGGAACGGGGCTCGGGCTGCCGATCTGCCACGGCATCGTGAGCGGTTTCGGTGGACGGATGGAGGTGGAGAGCGAGGTGGGCAGGGGGAGCACCTTCCGGGTCATCCTGCGCGCCGCGACGAGGGAGGCCCCGTCTCCGGCCGCTTCTCTCCAGGTCCCTGGGTCGCGGACCTCCAGCGAGGCCCCCGCGGCACCGAGGAGGGGCCGGATCCTGGTCGTGGATGACGAGCCCATGCTGGGAGTGTCGATCCGCCGGACGCTCCAGCGGGAGCACGACGTCGTGACGCTGACGAGCGCGCGCGAGGCCTGTGCGCGGCTCCTGGGCGGCGAGCGCTTCGACGTCATCCTGTGCGACATCATGATGCCGGAGATGAGCGGGATGGAGCTGCATCAGGAGCTCGAGCGCCGCTCACCCGAACTGGCCGGACGGATGGTGTTCCTGACCGGAGGCGCCTTCACGCCCAACGCCCGCGCCTTCCTGGAGCGGGTCGTCAACCACCGGGTCGAGAAGCCCTTCTCCGCGCAAGAATTGCGCGAGCTGGTGCAGTCGTTGGTGGCCAGGGAGCGCGGCTGA
- a CDS encoding sensor histidine kinase, with product MLLSHRPAASLSRSTLVKMGVRIAGVVALATLFSYLHVLHSVRTENLGRLERYVVERGQREQGIFLLAQDNHAVLKEALAEKLQASRQEDVSARFDSLFARMPDGTLRNRPEVFDGTRMPGVFIPGKLELDAELRRRILASYDVLAQYGPAFRTRFTNTFIVLPEGVLVLYWPERPQWCQEAETGFEVVALDFFIRSLPEKNAGRRTVWCGIYADPGTRKPMVSVSTPLDVDGRHVATFGHDVLLEQLMARAIRDHMPGAYNMILGEEGAPIAHPDLNPEGASDASHGDGQHGTVGTLGTEEQRLHVRRIFERLRAAPPGQVVMELPEYGEYLSHARLEGPGWDFVTVLPERVVSQPALAAARYVLLFGLASLLLELAIMYWVMKQQITRPLAAFAQATDRVAAGDFHVELDTSRDDELGQLARAFRLMADQVQRREEELRQANEGLEHRVEERTRELKEVHQRLVDSARRAGMAEIATNVLHNVGNVLNSVYTSTQVAKERLGRARFEQVGRVAGLLQSNQDDLATFLSRDERGRHILPFLDKLGQHLVEERQGILSLLDDVSRYTEHIGDIVKVQQDYARTPRMHEPVLLPELVEDALRINSAGLTQHHVRVEKHLAALPPVLTDKHKALMILVNLISNARYALDAVSPDERRLTVRLETHAAERFRLEVRDNGMGIEPEMLTRIFQYGFTTREEGHGFGLHSSALAAQELGGSLTAHSDGPGRGATFTLELPFQPARSVA from the coding sequence ATGCTGCTTTCCCACCGTCCGGCGGCCTCCCTCTCCCGTTCGACACTCGTGAAGATGGGCGTGCGCATCGCCGGGGTCGTCGCCCTGGCCACGCTCTTCAGCTACCTCCACGTGTTGCACTCGGTGCGCACCGAGAACCTCGGGCGGCTGGAGCGGTATGTCGTGGAGCGCGGCCAGCGCGAGCAGGGCATCTTCCTCCTGGCGCAGGACAATCACGCCGTCCTGAAGGAGGCCCTCGCGGAGAAGCTCCAGGCCTCGCGGCAGGAGGACGTGAGCGCACGTTTCGACAGCCTCTTCGCGCGGATGCCCGATGGCACCCTCCGCAACCGTCCCGAGGTCTTCGACGGCACGCGCATGCCGGGCGTCTTCATCCCCGGGAAGCTGGAGCTCGACGCCGAGCTGCGCCGGCGCATCCTGGCCTCGTATGACGTGCTCGCCCAATACGGGCCCGCCTTCCGTACGCGCTTCACGAACACGTTCATCGTGCTCCCGGAAGGAGTGCTGGTGCTCTACTGGCCGGAGCGCCCCCAATGGTGCCAGGAGGCGGAGACCGGTTTCGAGGTCGTCGCGCTCGACTTCTTCATCCGGAGCCTGCCCGAGAAGAACGCCGGGCGGCGGACGGTCTGGTGCGGCATCTACGCGGATCCGGGCACCCGGAAGCCGATGGTGTCGGTCTCCACGCCGCTGGACGTCGACGGCCGCCACGTGGCGACGTTCGGCCACGACGTGCTGCTGGAGCAGTTGATGGCCCGCGCCATCCGCGACCACATGCCGGGCGCGTACAACATGATCCTCGGCGAGGAAGGGGCGCCCATCGCCCATCCCGATTTGAATCCAGAGGGCGCCAGCGACGCCTCCCACGGCGATGGACAGCACGGGACGGTTGGCACCCTGGGCACGGAGGAGCAGCGGCTGCACGTGAGGCGCATCTTCGAGCGGCTGAGGGCCGCGCCGCCGGGCCAGGTGGTGATGGAGCTGCCGGAGTACGGCGAGTACCTGTCCCACGCGCGGCTCGAGGGCCCCGGTTGGGACTTCGTCACGGTGCTGCCCGAGCGCGTGGTGTCCCAGCCCGCGCTGGCGGCGGCGCGCTACGTGCTGCTGTTCGGCCTGGCGTCGCTGCTGCTGGAGCTGGCCATCATGTACTGGGTGATGAAGCAGCAGATCACCCGTCCACTGGCGGCCTTCGCCCAGGCCACGGACCGGGTGGCGGCCGGGGACTTCCATGTCGAGCTGGACACCTCGCGCGACGACGAGCTGGGGCAGCTCGCACGTGCCTTCCGGCTGATGGCCGACCAGGTGCAGCGGCGCGAGGAGGAGCTGCGGCAGGCCAACGAGGGACTGGAGCATCGGGTCGAGGAGCGCACGCGGGAGCTGAAGGAAGTCCACCAACGGCTCGTGGATTCGGCCCGGCGGGCGGGGATGGCGGAGATCGCCACCAACGTGCTGCACAACGTGGGCAACGTGCTCAACAGCGTCTACACCTCCACGCAGGTCGCCAAGGAGCGCCTGGGGCGGGCGCGGTTCGAGCAGGTGGGCCGGGTGGCGGGCCTGCTCCAGTCGAATCAGGACGACCTCGCCACGTTCCTCAGCCGGGACGAGCGCGGCCGGCACATCCTCCCGTTCCTGGACAAGCTGGGGCAGCACCTGGTGGAGGAGCGCCAGGGCATCCTCTCGTTGCTCGACGACGTGAGCCGGTACACCGAGCACATCGGAGACATCGTCAAGGTGCAGCAGGACTACGCCAGGACGCCCCGGATGCACGAGCCGGTGCTCCTGCCGGAGCTGGTGGAGGACGCCCTGCGCATCAACTCGGCCGGGCTCACCCAGCACCACGTGCGGGTGGAGAAACATCTGGCCGCCCTGCCTCCGGTGCTGACCGACAAGCACAAGGCGTTGATGATCCTGGTCAACCTGATCAGCAATGCCCGGTATGCATTGGACGCGGTGTCACCGGACGAGCGCCGCCTGACGGTGCGGTTGGAGACGCACGCCGCCGAGCGCTTCCGCCTGGAGGTCCGCGACAACGGAATGGGCATCGAGCCGGAGATGCTGACCCGGATCTTCCAGTACGGGTTCACCACGCGCGAGGAGGGGCATGGCTTCGGTCTGCACTCCAGTGCCTTGGCGGCCCAGGAGCTGGGCGGCTCGCTCACGGCGCACAGCGACGGTCCGGGGCGAGGGGCCACGTTCACGCTGGAGCTGCCCTTTCAGCCGGCCCGGAGCGTGGCCTGA
- a CDS encoding cyclase family protein: MFVFNRQFEKRAPARHLLAVLLALGSMAAHADGMSLAEAYKVISTRKFVDLTQSFSPSTPVWQGFGQASFTTASDPKTYRPYSLEQDGFRTTYYSMVGQYGTHVDPPAHFHAKGITMDRIPLKEMILPLVVIDITPLLAKDPNHALTVQDIQAWEKKNGRVPAGAFAALRTDMSKDWTTNPERFKRHPFPAWSLAAIKFLFEQRNITAIGHESMDTDTTPTMESQKWVLEQGHYQIEVMAHLDQVPPTGALIVVSWPKVENGFGFPARAFAILP, from the coding sequence ATGTTCGTGTTCAATCGTCAGTTCGAGAAGAGGGCCCCGGCGCGACACCTGCTCGCGGTGCTCCTGGCCCTGGGTTCCATGGCGGCGCATGCGGATGGGATGAGCCTGGCCGAGGCCTACAAGGTCATCTCCACGCGCAAGTTCGTCGATCTCACCCAGAGCTTCAGCCCCAGCACTCCGGTGTGGCAGGGCTTCGGGCAGGCCAGCTTCACCACCGCGTCGGATCCGAAGACGTACCGGCCCTACAGCCTGGAGCAGGATGGCTTCCGGACGACCTACTATTCCATGGTGGGCCAGTACGGCACCCACGTGGATCCGCCCGCGCACTTCCACGCGAAGGGGATCACGATGGATCGGATTCCTCTCAAGGAGATGATCCTGCCGCTGGTGGTGATCGACATCACGCCGCTGCTCGCCAAGGATCCGAACCACGCGCTCACGGTGCAGGACATCCAGGCATGGGAGAAGAAGAACGGCCGGGTGCCAGCGGGGGCGTTCGCCGCGCTGAGGACGGACATGTCCAAGGACTGGACCACGAACCCCGAGCGATTCAAGCGCCACCCGTTCCCCGCGTGGTCGCTGGCGGCCATCAAGTTCCTCTTCGAGCAGCGGAACATCACGGCCATCGGGCATGAATCCATGGACACGGACACCACGCCGACGATGGAGTCACAGAAGTGGGTGTTGGAGCAGGGGCACTATCAGATCGAGGTCATGGCCCACCTGGACCAGGTGCCGCCCACGGGGGCACTCATCGTGGTGTCCTGGCCCAAGGTGGAGAACGGGTTCGGCTTCCCAGCGCGCGCCTTCGCCATCCTTCCGTGA